The nucleotide window AACTGATAATGCAGTTGAAGAAAACAACATTAGAAAAGTAATGCTAAGCGCATCCAAAAGAAGAGTGCTTCTTTTGGACACTCAAAAAATTGGTGCGCCCTGCATCCATAATCTATGCTCAGTAGATGATATAACAGATATTGTGAGTGAAAAAAAATTCCCAAAATCTGTTTATACAGGCAAAGCTAATCTATGGTAACAAGAATTAATCATCTAGATAGCTTCTAAAATACTTACCTATTTCCACCATTAGCTTAGTTGCTTGAGGATATAATTCCAACGGATATTTTCTTATATATCTATCGGCTTCAAATGTTATATCGCCTTGATAATTGTTTTGTTTTAATGCATCTAAAATCTTTTTAAAATCGATGCTGCCTGCATAAGGCAATTGATGAAGATCATGACACAAGTCGTTATCGTGTATATGCAAATTGGTCAATCTGTCTTTTAGTGCATTTATCATTTCAACGGCGCTAGTATCAAGTCCTTTAATCTCTGCGTGTCCTAAATCAAGGCACGCAGTAAAATATTTGTCATCTAAAAGTGACAAATGTCTCAAAAAATCATCATGATGTGAACAAGCAGCAGATTTTGCATATGGTGCACCTTTTTCCCAATTCCACATATTTTCTAAGGCAATTTTCATGCCCAAGTCTTTTATATAAGGCAAAAATTGCTGATAAAGCTCAGCGTTTTGTTCTGCATTATAGTAGTTCCAAGGATGAACTATAATTGTTTTTGCACCCAAAATACTTGCAACTTCTATTGCTCTTACGATTTTTGAAAAAATATATTTATTAAATTCATCATCTCCAGGTTTTACCGTAGGAAAAGGTGCATGCGCCTGATTGCATACAATACCCAGACTGTCAGCATATTTTCTTAATTCACGAGCTTT belongs to Clostridia bacterium and includes:
- a CDS encoding sugar phosphate isomerase/epimerase family protein, which translates into the protein KARELRKYADSLGIVCNQAHAPFPTVKPGDDEFNKYIFSKIVRAIEVASILGAKTIIVHPWNYYNAEQNAELYQQFLPYIKDLGMKIALENMWNWEKGAPYAKSAACSHHDDFLRHLSLLDDKYFTACLDLGHAEIKGLDTSAVEMINALKDRLTNLHIHDNDLCHDLHQLPYAGSIDFKKILDALKQNNYQGDITFEADRYIRKYPLELYPQATKLMVEIGKYFRSYLDD